One Vallitalea pronyensis genomic region harbors:
- a CDS encoding sensor histidine kinase has protein sequence MKPSKRHKKTAFTKKIRLIIITSIVLVMCVAAINAFILAYTRQQTFQYLDNMATLYVQELDDNFFKIGRRLVTILMGDEGTQKDINDQFNILENSKDVIQRKTAIDQLRDNFLEYTWEYGPEYQFFSYLDQTDTYIRLNNFYAHRFDDQLIKHNIIQLINLEQANTYSIKKKWDVMSIGDENYLVKLMKTNDRYLGCFVKADALLKSLESLSSNSGSLYLLVDQQDHFITGHQLTDKQRNEIQKILQKRDLNHWLSKYVVLDKPFKRIPYHVKICIANNGIFTNVIIVQSMLIALTIMVLGTLSFIMIYLRKSILKPIQVFTKNLSAYDDDNFVFNITDNKIKELEAANEQFRHLLRQIKKMKVTLYENEIKRQNIHMEYLQLQIKPHFYLNCLSFIHQTIDLGHYDKAQKMIRTTSDYLRYLFSNGMDHVYLKDELCHVKNYLDIYKMRYQSAFSYHIEQDKRTDGCRIVPLIIQTFVENAIKHTVTLDQKIHISVVASMVGDQDKSYVKIAITDTGVGFPNDVLTKLQKGENIKQEGGERVGIMNSLNRLHYFYGDDASIQFSNNPSGGSSVEIMIPFHLI, from the coding sequence ATGAAACCTTCTAAAAGGCATAAAAAAACGGCTTTTACAAAAAAAATAAGACTGATTATTATTACTTCCATCGTACTGGTCATGTGCGTTGCAGCGATTAATGCATTCATATTAGCCTATACGCGACAGCAAACCTTTCAATATTTGGATAATATGGCTACGTTATATGTCCAAGAGCTGGATGATAATTTCTTTAAAATTGGCAGACGCTTAGTCACCATTCTTATGGGGGATGAAGGAACACAAAAAGATATTAATGATCAGTTTAATATCTTAGAAAACAGCAAGGACGTGATTCAACGAAAAACAGCCATTGACCAGTTAAGAGATAATTTCCTAGAATATACATGGGAATATGGACCTGAATATCAGTTTTTTTCTTATTTAGATCAAACCGATACGTATATTCGGTTAAATAATTTCTATGCACATCGATTCGATGATCAGTTGATTAAGCATAATATCATTCAATTAATTAACCTTGAGCAAGCCAACACGTATTCCATTAAGAAAAAATGGGATGTCATGTCCATTGGTGATGAGAATTATTTGGTAAAACTCATGAAGACAAATGACAGGTACCTTGGGTGTTTTGTTAAAGCAGATGCATTACTGAAATCATTAGAGTCCCTTAGTAGCAATAGTGGAAGTCTTTATCTTCTGGTGGACCAGCAGGATCATTTTATAACCGGTCATCAATTAACAGATAAGCAAAGAAATGAGATCCAAAAAATCTTACAAAAAAGAGACTTAAATCATTGGTTATCCAAATATGTAGTTTTGGATAAACCCTTTAAACGGATTCCATATCATGTAAAAATATGTATAGCGAATAATGGTATATTTACGAATGTCATCATCGTACAGTCCATGCTGATTGCTTTAACGATTATGGTACTTGGTACGTTAAGTTTTATCATGATTTATTTAAGAAAGAGTATACTAAAACCCATACAAGTATTCACAAAGAATTTATCTGCCTATGATGATGATAATTTCGTCTTTAATATAACGGATAATAAAATAAAGGAATTAGAAGCTGCCAATGAACAATTTCGGCATCTGTTAAGACAAATAAAAAAAATGAAAGTAACCCTGTATGAAAACGAAATCAAAAGACAGAATATCCATATGGAATATTTACAATTACAGATTAAGCCCCATTTCTACTTAAACTGCCTTAGCTTTATCCATCAAACCATTGATCTAGGGCATTATGATAAGGCTCAGAAAATGATTCGAACAACATCAGACTACTTAAGGTATCTATTTTCTAATGGCATGGACCATGTATATCTCAAGGATGAATTATGCCATGTTAAAAACTACTTGGATATTTATAAAATGCGATATCAATCAGCTTTTAGTTACCACATTGAACAGGATAAGCGGACGGATGGGTGCCGTATAGTACCCCTCATTATTCAAACCTTTGTTGAAAATGCTATCAAACATACAGTGACATTAGATCAAAAAATTCACATATCCGTTGTGGCATCAATGGTAGGTGATCAAGACAAATCTTATGTTAAAATAGCGATTACGGATACAGGTGTAGGATTTCCTAATGATGTGCTGACAAAACTACAAAAGGGAGAGAACATTAAACAAGAAGGAGGAGAGCGTGTAGGTATCATGAATAGCCTCAATCGTCTGCATTATTTTTATGGTGATGACGCAAGTATTCAGTTCTCAAATAATCCTAGCGGCGGCTCATCTGTGGAAATCATGATTCCTTTTCATCTTATTTAA
- a CDS encoding carbohydrate ABC transporter permease, whose protein sequence is MLNSKGNKLFQTFAHIMLGIMVLLVLLPFVLVFMSSITDETSLITNGYSFFPKKTSIDAYLYILQQGGKIVRAYGITIFVTILGTSINLIMSTLMAYPLSLKKLPYRRIITFYVFFTMLFNGGLVPTYLMYTNVLHIKNTLFALIVPNLLLSAYNVLLIRTFLSVNIPSALYEAARMDGAGQFRILISIVLPLAKPILVTIGLFTGLAYWNDWTNGLYYLSGNEGQSLYGIQNLLNQMITNIQYLASGKVGGIGSEVAKMPAVSIRMAIAFVAMIPLLVLYPFLQKYFAKGITVGAVK, encoded by the coding sequence ATGCTAAACTCAAAGGGAAATAAATTATTTCAGACATTTGCACATATCATGCTAGGGATTATGGTATTGTTAGTTCTATTACCATTTGTACTTGTATTCATGTCGTCCATTACAGATGAGACTTCTTTAATCACCAATGGGTATTCTTTTTTTCCTAAGAAGACCAGTATAGATGCCTATCTCTACATTCTTCAACAAGGAGGAAAAATTGTACGTGCTTATGGTATAACCATTTTTGTTACCATCCTTGGGACGAGCATTAATCTTATCATGTCAACACTCATGGCGTACCCATTATCTTTAAAAAAGTTGCCCTATCGAAGAATCATTACGTTTTATGTTTTCTTTACCATGCTTTTTAATGGAGGATTAGTACCCACATATTTGATGTATACCAATGTATTGCATATTAAAAACACACTTTTTGCTTTGATTGTGCCTAATTTGCTTTTAAGCGCCTATAACGTACTACTCATAAGAACCTTCTTAAGTGTGAACATTCCAAGTGCATTATATGAGGCAGCACGGATGGATGGGGCAGGACAATTCAGAATACTGATCAGTATCGTCTTACCATTGGCTAAGCCTATTCTCGTTACAATAGGTTTATTTACAGGACTAGCTTATTGGAATGACTGGACAAATGGTTTATATTATTTATCAGGAAATGAAGGGCAGAGCTTATACGGTATTCAAAACTTATTGAATCAGATGATTACAAACATACAGTATCTTGCCAGTGGAAAAGTAGGTGGTATTGGTTCAGAAGTAGCTAAAATGCCAGCCGTATCCATTCGTATGGCTATTGCTTTTGTTGCTATGATTCCTTTGCTTGTGCTGTATCCATTCTTACAAAAGTATTTTGCGAAAGGTATAACTGTAGGTGCTGTCAAGTAA